The sequence below is a genomic window from Lolium perenne isolate Kyuss_39 chromosome 4, Kyuss_2.0, whole genome shotgun sequence.
TATGAAAAGAATGAGAGGTCTATTATGCAAAAGAGGAGGGGATTAGTGAcatgaaatatagatatggtattttttttttgtaatgtgTAGAAGAAGGGGGTTGCATGAATCGCAAAGCATGCTCGAACGTTCCAAGATAGGTTGGGGACAAGAACGCCAGGTTGTATTGCTTTTGGAATTTCTGAAGATAACGATCTCAACCATTGATTTTTTATCCAGCATAACGAAGCTACACATTTCCAAAACTATGTTGAACTTTAGTGTTCGAAAAGTGTAACTAGGCAGTTTCACATTTTAACACCAAAAGAGGCAAGTGAATTTTTATGTAACTCTTGGTTTAAGTGTACAGTTTTAATCAActtagaaaaaataaattttcAGTGCATTTGTTTTTCCTTGATCGTTTGATGTTGCTCTGATGCTTCGTCTAACCAGCAGCAAGGGCCAAGGGGCCAGAGGTCGAGTCCAGGAATTCATCAGCGTGCATGGGTGCGGACACCTTCGAAACAAATTCAGTTATCACGTGACGAAGAGGCCTTGCTCGTCATGAATCACCGCTCCAGGGGATGGTGGATGAACCACTTTGCAACAGAACTCTTTATTCAGAGTTCCTGCTGTCACTACAGTTATACAagagttcgtatgctccatagtcCACAGAATTCTCCATTCTTCAAAACAACTTATAATCAGTTTACTCAGGTAATACACAGTGCATCGCATGAAACTCCTCACTACTGATGTTTTTAATTGTTTGTGCATGATCAAACAACTCATATTTGCATCATTTAACCACAGTTGCTGTTAGAAGACAGCAGTGTAACATCGATCAAAGAGTACATACCAAAGAAGGAACATATGATCACTATCATTCTAACCACCGCCTTTGCTCATATCAGCACTAACAAAGTAGACATCCAATTCATCACAGAGTTGGACTACACAATCTCTTGGTCCTCCATGTCCTTCCTGATGATCGCCGATGCTTCCAAATGGACATTCCATTACCAAACATGCCCTCAGAACAAATGAACATGCCATTGGAGTAGCATAGAAAGGAATGACGGTAGAGCAGCTCTTCACCTTATCATCGCCCCCAAAACAAGACAAGTCTAAGAAGACATGTTGGATGGACTCACCAGCAATCATGCGGAGCCATATTCTATCGTGGCTAGCAATATTTTGAAGAGATACGTCAAAGCTTACACCCACAGGCAATCCACGGACACATGATAACGGATTTTCAGTATCAGTATCACATACTTTCAACACGGCACTTCTAGCATTAACCATTCCAAAACTGGTCGCTGGCTTTAGATCAAAGATTTCAAGAAAACTGCAAATATTGACAGCAGGATTGCAGTCAATACAGTTAGCATCAAATGATTTCTTAACTTCTTGGCTGAAGTCAGAAAGCTCATATGATCCATCGGCACATAGACCATCTAAGTGATTAATTATCCAATGCAGCTTGTCCAACACTAATTCTGAACATATTGCTAGCTCAGACAGTCTAAATAGAATAGCTAACAAAGCAAGCTCCAAGACCTGAACCTCCAGTTCTCTATGCAATCCGACATAACAACATTTCATCCTTCTCACAGATGTATCCAACTTCTCTAGCAAAATATCTTGTGATGTTGGGCCAAAAGCATAAGAATTCTCCGATTGAACGAAATGCCACATTTCAACAATGAGCTGTACTGCATCAATATAGTCGCTTACAAAGCTCAAGAACCCATAAGCTGGTCCTGAAGAATTTACAGCTAATATATTGACTTCTTCTTTGCATGTCCTGCAATcaagaaaataaaaggcactTAAATAATTCACCAAAAAAATAGCATGACAGATTCATTGCATGCGAGAAAAGGAACATAAGTCATACCTCAGAGTACTTTGAACTTCTCCTATAATGCATGACTTCCTCATAGCCCAGGCGCCTTGAACTGTTTCTAGTATGAGCCTCACCGATTGCATTATCACGACTTCATCTAAGCAATTCGTTGACATTGCAGTTTTTTCTATCTGTGCATGAGTTCCATCCGCAGTTTCAACACTGAAGCATTCAGAATCTTTACCTTCTGAAGACACTAACCTCTTACCCCAAAATGGCAATCCACATCGATGAAACAAGTGGGATAAGAGCGAATCTTGTGTATCTTCTCCTAGTGCACACGAGATCGTCCCAAGTAGGGGAATTGCATGTGAAAATATAACTGCAGGTATATCCAGTTCTTTTTCTTTATCAACAGAACAAGGTGCCAAAATAGACACTATTAACAATGCTTTGATCCTAGGTTTGTCCAATATCAGCTCTCCATCAGATGCCATACTGATCTATGCCATAGACAATGCAACATTAAGAGgcaaaaaaaaatcataaaaaaatCCTCCCAAAAAGTAACTATACCTATAAACTTGAGTTAGTACTTCATACTTCATACAAGAAAGGTCAAACATCATAATAATAAAGAAACACTGAAGAAACTACAAAGACCATGCCATGCGGCTTTAGAGAAAGCACCTCTAAGTGTGTGTGGAGGCCATACTTGCAAGTAGAACATATGTGTAAAAAGGTTGTCCATAAGGCATATCTGGCAAACCTTAAGGATGACCTTTTACATTGTAGAAAAAGTGCTACTTGGCAAATCTTAATGAAGACGAAGAAATGGATGTTGAAAGTAACATCGCCAGAGGACACGAGAAGAGAAAAGTATGGAAAAGGGAATTAAGTATAGCTATGAACTTTATGATCCAATAAGTATGAGAATACTGTAGAAAAAATGGGACAGTTAAGAGGGAAGATAATTTGATTTACTGAAACATGGGAGTTCATGGTTATGTGCACTGCTTAATTAACAAGCAAGGTCAAAATCTATACATACTGAACTTGAGAGAACTGTCTGGCAAAAAAAAACCGTAAGGCAGAAAGAGTCAGTGCAGGTGAAAACTGACATTTTATATACTCACCCTGATCCATAATAACTTCTGATATAGTACAACTTTGTATTAAATCagcgacacttattatggatcagagggagtagaaTTTAATATTAGCAGGCAAATACAATTGAAAGTAAGATATGGAGAAACACCTCTTTGGCTAAATGCTTAGCTATATTGGCTGAAaagctcccatgattcttgccaaTGGAAAACAGAACACCAAATATTTCTTGATCCTGCACATAATGAACACAGTTACACCAATGGAAGAAATTGTAAAGCCTCAAACATTTAGATTAAGCTACATTCTAGATTTAGCAGGATAATTAAGAGTTTGTGTTTCATGGACTACACAAACTATTGATTTGGAAAATGTTCAAACTAATAGTATTTAACGCTAACATACCTCCGGATCTTTCTCCAGACCTGCAATGAGACCATCAAGTGCAGATTTAAACATCTGAAGCTTAGGCAGTTTCACCAACCCTAGGATCTTGCGTGCTGCATTTCGTACTATAACATTGGCATCCATCAATATGCCAAGGAACTGCAGAAGAACAATCAGGCATAAGGTTGCCAAATTTAGCATTTAGCATGATTAGCTACAAATAAAGAACAAATTCATACATCGAGCTTACACGAGGCACATTAGAGTACTAATTAGAAGTTTAGTACCATATGCATGTGCTTCTCCTGGACACTCAAATGTCCATATGTTGCCATATCGAGTAGTGTCCGCAAAGTTTGCAGTCTAACTGCTTCTGTATCATCATTCATCATGTCCATCAACAGGTCTAAGGCCTTCTGTGCATATTGGTTTGAAAACTTTGCAAGTTCTCCCAAAGCTTTACAGGCAGCTGCTCTCACCTGTAGTGAGAAAATAAGAACAATAAAACAAAAGAAACAGATGGAAGAGTTAAGGGGAATTAACTGGTATAACAGAAATGACGTGACCTGATAAAATTCATCTTCAATCCCATGTGCAAATATGCCAGCAGCACAGGGAAATACTAATTTAGGTGATATTTTTTTCCCTGTGGCACCTCCGGTGTCAGTTTTTATCATCTTCTTAGACAAGGACTGAAGCAACACACCATCGGATACTCTCTGCATTTTGGCAAGTGCGTTGAATGCTTCAATTCTTACTTTTGCACACATGTCCCTAGCCATGGAGCTAAGCTGCATAGAGAATCAAGACGGGAAACAAAGCAGTTAGATAACGGTGGATCAGCAGAGTAAAACTTGCAAGTTGCAAATGTTAAATGACAAGCATGATTAAATGCATTTCTTTCTTGCTGTAAACATCACAAACTGTATATTGCACTAATAAATCTCGTTTCACATGAGTACTTACACCTTATTAAAAAGATTTCTAGTGGTAAGAATGCAATGGTAAATTTCTTAAATAGGTGTTGTTGTAAGTCAAAAAACAGAAGCATCCCTTCCCAGTATCAATTTATTGTTGGCAGATCGTACAACTATTCATTGAAAACCTTAGTAGCCTATGTAGAACTTACATATATGAACAGAAGTGGTATTAGGCTAAATCCAAAtttcaatataaattaacattagGTCACAAACTCAGGTAGTCACTCCTAGACCAAATCCAGCGCTAAGTGCAAACCATACCTGTAGGAAAATCAGGTCGATTTGGTCAGCATCACCACTCAATTCCTCTCTCATAGCAATCTTCTCCACACAAATGCCAGCCTATCCACCGAAGACAGAAAATTCTCCTCAATTCTTCAGATGTGACACTTGAAAATATAAATTCACAAGGAGAAATAGCGAATATCGGCGAAAGCTCACCAATCGCACGGCGCCCAGCCTGATACCCTCGTCCTCATCCCTCAGCAATGCCGCCGCATAGCTGTAGCAGTACTCCGCAACTTCGCTACCGGCATTCCCCTTCTCGAGGACGGCAGCAAGGCCATGGAGCCCCTCCGCCCGTGCCAACGGATAGAGCGCGGTGGCCATCGAGGCGAGCGCTCGGACCTCCACCTCTGGGCCGGCGTACGAGCTGGTTGACGCGGACGGCCCCGTGAAACTAGCAAGTTTGGCGAAAGTTGAGCATGGTTCGGACGCTGGTAGGTCTTCGTCCATGTCCATGAGGTCAGGGTAGCTTTAGGAGGTGGCCGGTGGGAGAGGGCTGTCTACTGCCGGGAAGTGGGGAAGCTGGCAATCAATTGTGAGCCGGGTTCTGATGGGGAGAGGGGCAGATACTGGCTTGCCGTCGCGGgcaccggcggcagcggcggctgtAATGCTGTTAGTGGCCCAGCAGCCAGCAGACGCGAAGAGAGAAGGCGCGACGCAGCTGATGTCCGCGGGGTAGAAGGGAGGCAGCCGGCTGTGAGGAGCCGGCGCCGTGGACCGTGGTGGTGTTTGGCGGCAAACCCTATTTGACGCCTATTGCGTCCGTTAGCGTACGGACGCGTACCCCGCTACAGTGTTTGGGCTGGGCCTGTTAgagcggcggcggccggagaAGAGGAAGACAGTGGAGGTGAGGCGGTGGCCGGCCACCGGAGAATACAGGGAGAGAAACGAGAAAGACCTAACCGTCGCCGGCGACGCCGCGGCGGCGCAGGTGGAGGCGAGGGGGGAATCTTAGGGCTTAGGGTGCTGTGCGGGTGGATGGCCGGCGCTTAGGGCTTAGGGCTTAGGGTGCGGGTGGGGTGGCCGGCGACGGAGAAGAAGGTGGGTGGGGGGTTTACAGGGAAGCCCGGGGCGACGGTAGACCGGCGGCAGCCGCGGCTCGAGCAGGGTGGGGCGCTGAGGCGACGAGAGAATGGGTCCGTGCGCGGGAGGCGGGAGGAAGGCGGTTACGGCCGGAGGTGGCGGCGGGGGCATTCGACGGAGCAGCAAGGGCGGCAGACGGAAATAGAGGACGAAGAGGATGGAGGTTGAAGACGATTCACGTGCGAGGTGGGCCGGCCCAGATGGGATTTTCTTCGGATGTTGACTCGTTTAGCGACTCTACCGAAATCCAAAATGAAAAATTCCAAGTGTCGCAAATGTAAGAAAGCAAAGTCCGCGCGGACAGAAAAAAAAGGCCGCATAATGATCCGTCTCTCCCCCACAGACGCAAACCACGGTCCAAATTTACGCCGTGAATGTATCTTCGCGGAGGCTGATATTGGTGTTGTTCGGGCTATGTAGCGGAAAAACAGATCGTTGCCCTctaggcccgcctggcagcgaccgcaCATGTTTCGTCTTTCGTGTGCAAGTACAAGCTTTGGCGATGGTCCGGTTCCTCGGGCCACGTCGATGGCGCGGTCCCACCTCCACGCCGCCATTGTTGGAGCGGGTGGCGCTTGAGCTCCCGCTAGTTGAAGGCGGCGCCCAGTCTTTAAAGAGGGACAGTCTGCCCGCACCTCGCCTACATCCAACTGGTACCGACATCACCAAGGGAAAGGGTTGGCCAAAGGGTTGGCCGTTCCGCAAGACGAAGCACGACGCCGAGGCCAAAGGGTTGGCCAAAGGGTTGGCTGGTACCTCAACCGCCGACGTGTCTCGGTGCCTCCGATGTCGCACAAGCGACGACAACATCAGCAGGAGATCCACCGCCGTAAATTCATCCTCTTGTTGGATCTACGCGATGATTAGGTCTTCGTCCTCGACTCCAACACCTGGTCCACCTTCGGGAGGTGAGAGTTCGCCCCGTGCCATCGCGTGGATTACCTCGGTAACGTGGACTTCTTCATCGAGGAGCGCCGCACTCGCttcaacgacgacgacgaggaataTGCAGATGAGGAGGGGGcgcagaagaagaggaggaggaggaactctAGCCACCGAACCTCGCGGAGGACGAGGCCATGGAGATGGTCGTTGCGAACAACTAGCTCGACGACATCGGTCAATGGGATGGCTTCGTTTTCCAATTGCAGGCCTCCATGTAATCAAGGAAAAGATTAAAAAAAAGGAAACTTCAATACGTAGTCAATTAGGACTCTCGTAAACTCTATCCTGGTTGCATATAAAAAAAGACAAGGGAGCCCCTTAGTTCATATTCTGATATTGCATAAGATTAGACTAGATACAATCCCTTTGTCTACGACTAACGTGAACCTGGGTATGTCGTTGCCATCTCACTCCCGGAATCTTCATCGTCCCATTTCTCTAAAACCTAAGTCCATAACCCTGGAAATTTGCCGAGTTGAACCCTTGTCACCTGCCCGCCTCGAGCGCATCAACAACATGTGCATTGGTCGTGTCCTTgggcacctttggtcttcatcgacctcgtcgtcgacgacgacgatgaggacAACTAGGCATCCATGGAGGGCGCCATTGTTAGCTACGGCTATTATATTGCCTTTTTACTTATTTTCGTCACTATGTAAATGCTTGTATTATAAATGAAAAAATAATTTAACATTAAAATGCGTCGTGTCGCTAGGGGCACCCCCAGACGCAAACGACAGTCGTGACCCGAAGGCCAATTTTGCTTCCATGGACCGACGCAAACGAATGCGCGCAATCACATTTAGCGTCCAAAATGCGTCaggtcggtggagatgctctaagcaagGTGGTAATGAGGGAGGAGAAAAGGATACAGGAAGGTCGTGtccgccgacctggtcggcatgGACGGGCCGCCGCACACCTAGTCGGGGGATCTTAGGCCGGTCCAGTTTTTTGTTTCTCAAGTTTTCTTTCCATTTCTTCTCTGttatttttgaaatttgaataatttgaatttgaatattttcaaatttgaatagtttttcaatttgaatatttccaaatttgaacaatttctgaatttacacaaattttgaatttgaattctttTAGGATATGAGCAATCTTTATTTACAGTAGCATTTCTGAAGCTAGGTATTCAGCTATGTTGCAGCCAAGTATTCAGCTGTAGCACCAAAAAAAGCAAGCTAGCTATCTACAGCCAAGTATTCAGCTGTAAATACCACTGTAAGTGCTACTGTAAATAAAGATGTAAATGCATGAGTTTTCCGGTAAATACCACTGCAATAGAAATGTAAGTACACGTATTTTCCATTAATCTCACCTAACTACCACTGTGAATACACGAGTTCCTCTTTATAAATACTGCTGGAAATACATGTGCTTCTGTAAATTTCATTGTAA
It includes:
- the LOC127295916 gene encoding protein SIEL, with translation MDMDEDLPASEPCSTFAKLASFTGPSASTSSYAGPEVEVRALASMATALYPLARAEGLHGLAAVLEKGNAGSEVAEYCYSYAAALLRDEDEGIRLGAVRLAGICVEKIAMREELSGDADQIDLIFLQLSSMARDMCAKVRIEAFNALAKMQRVSDGVLLQSLSKKMIKTDTGGATGKKISPKLVFPCAAGIFAHGIEDEFYQVRAAACKALGELAKFSNQYAQKALDLLMDMMNDDTEAVRLQTLRTLLDMATYGHLSVQEKHMHMFLGILMDANVIVRNAARKILGLVKLPKLQMFKSALDGLIAGLEKDPEDQEIFGVLFSIGKNHGSFSANIAKHLAKEISMASDGELILDKPRIKALLIVSILAPCSVDKEKELDIPAVIFSHAIPLLGTISCALGEDTQDSLLSHLFHRCGLPFWGKRLVSSEGKDSECFSVETADGTHAQIEKTAMSTNCLDEVVIMQSVRLILETVQGAWAMRKSCIIGEVQSTLRTCKEEVNILAVNSSGPAYGFLSFVSDYIDAVQLIVEMWHFVQSENSYAFGPTSQDILLEKLDTSVRRMKCCYVGLHRELEVQVLELALLAILFRLSELAICSELVLDKLHWIINHLDGLCADGSYELSDFSQEVKKSFDANCIDCNPAVNICSFLEIFDLKPATSFGMVNARSAVLKVCDTDTENPLSCVRGLPVGVSFDVSLQNIASHDRIWLRMIAGESIQHVFLDLSCFGGDDKVKSCSTVIPFYATPMACSFVLRACLVMECPFGSIGDHQEGHGGPRDCVVQLCDELDVYFVSADMSKGGG